Sequence from the Rhizobium etli CFN 42 genome:
CTCGGCCTGCTCGGGCCGAACGGCTCCGGCAAGACCTCGCTGCTGCGGCTTCTCGCTGGGCTCAAGCGGCCGCATTCCGGCCGCGTCACGCTCGACCGCAGCGATATCGGCAAGATCAGCCGCCGCTCGATCGCCCGGCGCATCGCATTCGTCGAGCAGCACGCGACGACAAACGCCAATCTGAAGGTCCTCGACGTCGTCAAGCTCGGAAGATTTCCGCACCGCTCGATGTTTTCGGGCTGGACCAAGGCTGACGAAGAGGCGGTCGAGGCGGCGCTCGCGCGCGCCGGCATGGCGGAAAAGCGCGACGAGCGCTGGCAGAGCCTGTCGGGCGGCGAAAAGCAACGCACTCATATCGCCAGGGCGCTTGCCCAGTCGCCGCAGGAGCTGATCCTCGACGAACCGACAAATCATCTCGACATCCAGCACCAGATCGGCCTGATGCGGCTCGTCTCCGGCCTGCCGATCACCAGCATCGTCGCGCTGCACGATCTCAACCATGCCGCCATGTTCTGCGATCAACTCATCATTATGCAGCAGGGCAGGGTCGTTGCCTCCGGCGCGCCTGAGGAGGTGTTGAGCGAGACGCTGCTGCGCGAGGTCTTTTCGGTCGAGGCCCGCATCGAAGCCTCCCCCTATCATTCGCGCCCGCATATCCATTATATCAAGTGAGAGCGACTGGAGCTGCCCTCAGGTCACGATCTGCAGCGGCAAAGCGGTCGTCTTTTTGATCGTCTTGAGGACGATGCTCGATTTGACCGATGCCAGATTGTCGGTGACCCGGATCATTCTTTCGAGAAACTGGCTAAGATGGTCGAGGTCGCGCGTCATGACCTTCATCAGAAAGTCGGCGTCACCCGTCTGCGAATAACATTCCAGGATCTCGGGCGCGGTCTCGATGAAACGATGGAGCCTCTCGTTTCCGCCTTCCGTGTGCGCGCGCAGGCTGACAAGCGTATGGGCAACGACGGTGAAGCCCAGCTTCACCGGATTGAGGATGGCGACGACGCTCTGAATATATTGCTCGTTGCGCAGCCTTTCCAAACGGCGGGCGCATTGAGTCGCCGAGAGATTGACCTTCCGAGAGAGTTCGCCCTGCGTCAGCTCGCTGTTCCGCTGGAGAGCGGCGAGCAGTTTGATATCAAATGGGTCAAGCATGATCATCGGCCCCGAATGAGGTGAGTTTCTGCACGTTATACCGATATAACGCAGATTATCTGCACAATTACGTCAAAGCAGGAGGATAATCGCAGAAATTCGTCGCGATAGCTCCGTTAATCTTCGGCAACTGACATGGAACTGGAGGTGACAGTGTTTGACCAACTGAACAGCCGGCCGGCCGATAGCCTGCTCGCACTCATCAAGGCCTTCCAGGCCGACGATCGTCCCGGAAAGATCGACCTCGGCGTCGGGGTCTATCGCGACGCCATGGGACGCACGCCCGTTATGCGGGCCGTCAAGGCGGCGGAGCAGTTTCTCCTGGAGACGCAGGACAGCAAGAAATATCTCGGCCCCGAGGGTGATCTGCAATTCGTGCGCCTGCTTGAGCCGATCATCTTCGGCAACTCGCCGAAATTCGCCCAACGGCTCGCCGGCATTCAAACGCCGGGCGGCAGCGGCGCGCTCCGTCTCGGCGCGGAACTCATCCAAACGGCAAACCCCTCGGCAAAGGTTCTCTTGGGAACGCCGAGCTGGCCTAATCATAAGCCGATCTTCGCTTCGGCACGCTTGGACGTAAAGGAATATGCCTTCGTCGACCTGACGTCACAGCAGGTGACGTTCGAAAGCGTCGTCTCCGCTTTGTCATCCGCCAGGGAAGGCGACGTCGTGCTGCTTCATTGTTGCTGCCATAATCCCACGGGTATCGATTTCACCATGGAGCAATGGCGAGAGATTGCCGATCTCCTCGTTGCGCACAGGCTCGTGCCCTTCATCGATCTTGCCTATCAGGGGCTCGGCGACGGCCTCGAACAGGATGCCGCCCCGACGCGCATGATTCTCGATGCGGTCGAGGAAGCGCTGATCGCCTATTCCTGCGACAAGAACTTCGGCCTCTATCGCGAACGCGTCGGCGCGCTTTATGTCGTGGCGCGCAATGCCGATGACGTCAGAAAGGCAGAAAGCAACATGGCGGGGCTTGCCCGCGTGAACTGGTCCATGCCGCCGGACCATGGTGCCGCAATCGTCAAGACCATTCTTGAAAGCCCGGAAATGACAGCGATATGGCGTACGGAACTCGAAGAGATGTGCCGGCGCATCAATGGCAATCGCGCGGCGCTGGCCGCTGCCTCTCCGGAGCTGGCCTTCGTCAGCCGGCAACGTGGGCTGTTCTCCAATCTCTCCATGCGCAAGGAAACGGCGGTCGCGCTTAGGGCAAACCACGGCATCTACATGGCGGATTCCGGGCGCATGAATCTCGCCGGCATGCAGCCCGCCGATGCCGGCGCCATCGTCGCGGCGCTCCGGGCCGAAGGCTGCCTGAAATCATAACCGAATGCACCGTTGGAGCCTCCGAATGAGCAGGAAAGAAACGACCGGCCAGGCGATCACCCGTTCGCTTGTCGCCCACGGAATTGACACGATCTTCGGCATCCCCGGCGCCCATATGTATGATTTCAACGACGCGCTTTATGACGCCGGCGACAAGATCCGGTTCATTCACACCCGACATGAACAGGGCGCAGCCTACATGGCCTACGGCTATGCCAAATCCACCGGCCGGATCGGCGCCTATACAGTCGTCCCCGGCCCGGGCGTCCTCAATTCCGGCGCGGCCCTCTGCACCGCCTACGGTGCCAATGCGCCGGTGCTCTGCATCACCGGCAACATCATGTCGCACCTGATTGGCCGAGGCAGAGGACAGCTGCACGAACTTCCGGATCAGCTCGCGACGATGCGCGGGATTACCAAGACGGCCGAGCGCATCAACCACCCGTCCGAGGCCGGTACAGTTATGGCTGGGCTCGTCGCCAAAATGCTCTCTGGCCGCCAAGGCCCGGGAGCGGTCGAAGCCCCTTGGGACGTGTTCGGACAGTCCGCCCCTGAAATCGACGTTCGGGTTGGCGCGAGAGTGCCTCATCCGGCCGTAAACCCCAATCAGATCGCCGCAGCAGCGGCGTTAATATCAGGCGCCAGCAATCCGATGATCATGGTCGGTGGCGGCGCGGCGGATGCCAGCGCGGAGATCGCCGCGTTGGCGGAATTGCTGCAGGCGCCCGTCACCTCGCATCGCTCCGGCAAGGGCATCGTCCCCGACGACCATCCGATTTATCTGAATTTCGTCGCCGCCTATGAATATTGGAAGAAGGTCGACGTGCTGATCGGGATCGGCAGCCGGCTCGAATTGCAGTTCATGCGCTGGAAGTGGCTGCCCAAGGGGCTCAAGATCATCCGCATCGATGTCGACCCCACCGAAATGGTCCGCCTCAAGCCTGATCTCGGCATTGTCGCGGCCGCGAGAGATGGAACGCAGGCTCTAGCCGATGCGGTGGCCGGCTCCCGCCGCGAGGATCGCACGCGCGAATTTGCCGAGCTCAATGATGAGGCAAAGTCTCGTTTTTCGGCGGTGCAGCCGCAGCTTGGCTATCTCCAAGCCATTCGCGAGGCCCTGCCGAGAGACGGTTTCTTCGTCGAGGAGATCAGCCAGATGGGCTTTACCGCCCGCTTCGCCTTCCCAGTCTACGGCCCTCGCCAATACGTGACATGCGGTTACCAGGACAATCTTGGTTTCGGCTTCAACACCGCCTTAGGCGTGAAAGTCGCCCATCCCGACAAAGCCGTGATCTCCGTTTCGGGCGATGGCGGCTTCATGTTCGGCGTCCAGGAACTTGCCACCGCCGTCCAGCACAAGATCGCCGTCGTCGCCATCGTGTTCAACAATTCCGCCTACGGCAATGTGCTGCGCGACCAGAAGCAAACCTATAAGGGCCGCACTCTCGGTTCGGATCTGACCAATCCCGATTTCGTCGCCCTCGGAGAGAGCTTCGGCATCCGATCCTTCAGGGCGACGAGCCCCGAAGAATTGAAAAACATACTCGAGACAGCGCTCGCACTCGACGAGCCCGTCCTCATCGAAGTGCCCGTCGAAAAGGGATCGGAGGCGAGCCCCTGGCCCTTCATCCATCCGGCTCCGCACGAATGACCGGCAGGACGTGGAGCCCTATCAAGGCGATTTGAGCAAGACCGTCGCCAGCGGAGGCAGCGTCAGCCAGAGCGAATGCGGCCTGCCGTGCGCGGGTACGGATTCGCTCGACACTGCGCCGTTGACGAGGCCCGAGCCGCCATATTCGCGCGCATCTGTCGTGACCTTCTCGATCCACACGCCGTCCTGCGGCACGCCGATCCGGTAGCCGTAACGCGGCACCGGCGTGAAATTCGAGACGACAAGGACCGAAGACGAGCGATCGGGGGCGTAACGCAGCATGCCAAGAACGGAGTTGACGGCATCATCCGCCGCCGCCCAGTCGAAGCCTTCGGAGTGGAAATCGCCGAACTGCAAGGCTGCCTCGTCTTTGTAAAAGCCGTTCAAATCCTTGACCAGCCGCTGGAGCCCGGCATGCGCCGGCTGGTCCAGCACATCCCAGGCGATCGACGCATCATGGTTCCACTCGCTCGGCTGGGCGATTTCGCCTCCCATGAAAATCAGCTTCTTGCCGGGATGGCCCCACATGAAGGCGAGGTAGCTGCGCAGATTGGCGAATTTCTGCCACTCGTCGCCCGGCATCTTGCCAAGCAGCGAGCCCTTTCCATAGACCACCTCGTCGTGCGAAATCGGCAGGATGAAGCGTTCGGAATAGGCATAGATCATCCCGAAGGTCATCGTGCCGTGGTGGTAACTCCGGTAGACGGGGTCCTTCTCGATATAGCTCAGGCTGTCATGCATCCAGCCCATGTTCCACTTCATGTCAAAGCCGAGCCCACCCTCTTCCGGCGGCTTGGTGACGCCGGGCCAGGCCGTCGATTCCTCGGCGATCATCATTGCATGCGGGCAGCGCTCGTGGACGATACTGTTCAGGTGCTTGAAGAATTCCACCGCTTCCAGGTTCTCACGGCCGCCATACCGGTTCGGAATCCACTCCCCCTCGTTGCGGCTGTAGTCGCGGTAGAGCATCGAGGCGACGGCATCGACGCGCAATCCATCGATATGGTAGCGTTCGAGCCATTCAAGCGCGCTGGCGATCAGGAAGCCTTTCACCTCGTTGCGGCCGAGATTGTAGATCAGCGTGTTCCAGTCGCGATGAAAGCCTTCGCGCGGGTCTTCGTGTTCGTAGAGCGCGGTGCCGTCGAAGCGGGCAAGCCCCCAGACGTCGGTGGGAAAATGGGCCGGCACCCAGTCGAGGATTACGCCGATCCCGGCGCCATGGCAGCGGTCGATGAAATAGGCGAGATCCTCAGGCGTGCCATAACGGCCGGTCGGGGCGAAGAGGCCGAGCGGTTGGTACCCCCAGGAGCCGCCGAAGGGGTGCTCCATGATCGGCAGCAGCTCGATATGGGTGAATCCCATCTCGCGAACATAGGGGACGAGCCGCTGGCTGAGCTCGACCCAGTCGAGCGACCGCCCGCCATTCTCCCGCAGCCAGGAACCGGCATGCACCTCGTAGACGGAGATCGGCCCCTCCAGTCTTTGCTGTCGCGACTGGCCTTTCATCCAATTGTCGTCCGTCCATCGAAATCGTGTCGAGGATGCGACGATCGAAGCGGTGGACGGGGCGGCTTCGCTCGCTCTCGCCACCGGATCGGCCTTCTGCGGCAAGCAGTTTCCATGCGGATCGATGATCTCGAACTTGTATCTTTCGCCGGGCGCCAGCCGGGGCATGAACAGCTCCCAGACGCCGGCGGACTGCCGCAGCCGCATCGGGTTTCGCCGCCCGTCCCAGGCATTGAAATCGCCGACAACCGAAACGCGGCGGGCATTCGGCGCCCAGACGGCGAAGCGAACGCCCGCGACGTCGTCGATCGCCATTTCGACCGCGCCGAGCGTCCGGCTCAGGCTGTAATGGGTGCCCTCGGAGATCAGGTGGAGATCGAGCTCTCCAAGCAGAAGCCCGAAGCTATAGGGGTCTTCGGTGATCTGCTCGCCATCCGGCCATGTGATCCGCAACCGGTAGTGCATCCTCGAACCCATCGCCGCCGCAAACAGGCCGGAGGGGTGAGCGATGCTGAAGGGCGTCACCACCCTGCCACTGGCTGCTTCAATGAGATCGACGCCTTCGGCGCCCGGCAGATAGACGCGCACGATCGTCATACCGCCGCTCTCGTGCGGACCGAGGATCGAGAATGGATCGCCGTGGCGCCCCTCGATCAAGGCCCAGAGCGCATCGTGCCCGACGCCTGCGAGAAATTCAGAGCGTTCAACATTCATGCCGTTACCCCCGCTAAGCGCGATACGATTTCGGTAAGGCCGGCAAGCGGGATCGGCAGCCACTTCGGCCTGTTGCGGGCTTCATAGGCGACTTCATAGGCGGCCTTTTCGAGAAGAAAGGCATCGAGAATCCTCCGCCGTTGATCTGGCGGCGTGGCGAGAGCTTTCGATGCGGAGACCGCCTGCCAATAGGCATCGAGAAAGGCCTTCTCGGCATTGCGCCCGAAACGGGCGATGGCGCCCCGGCGCACCTCGTTCTCGTGTTCGGTGACCGCGTCATTGTCGAGCTGGGCGGTGGCGACGAGATAGCTGAGCGACCTCAGAAGCCCGGCGACATCTCGCAACGGAACCGTCTTCGCCCGACGCTCCGCGAGATTTTTGGCGGGCTCGCCTTCGAAGTCGATAATGACGGCATCGCCCTCGCTGACCAGGATCTGGCCGAGATGGAAGTCGCCATGCGTGCGCGTCATCAGCGTGCCGCGGGCGCTCTCCGCCAGGCTCGCGCCAAGCTCCACGAGCTCAGAACGGCGCTCCCGAAGCGGACGAGCGAGCAGATCGATCGGGGGATCGGCATTTTCCTCGCGTTCTGCCAGTTTCGACATGGCATAGGCGACTTCGCCCGCCACCGCCTTCTTGATCGCCTCGACCTCATCGTCGCGGGCGACGACAGGGCTGAAAGCTTCATCCGCGTTTTCCCCGGAAAGCACGACATGCAACTCGCCCAGCCTCATGCCGATCATGGCGACGAAGCTGATCAGCGGCTGGAATACGTCATCGCCAGGCTCGACCGCCGGGTCGTTCAGCACGAGTTCGTCGGCGCCGCGGCGCAGATTGTTCAGCATCCAGTTCCAGGCGTCGCCCTGGTTGCGGATCGCGCCCTGAACAATGATCAAGGTCGAGCGGCGCCCGCTGGAATCGGTGTGCGCGACCTCGCCGAGCAGTGGAGCGGTGTGATCGTAACCGGCGCATGTGAGAAACCGCGTCATCTCGACCTCCGGATGGACACCCGGGAAGATATGCCGGATCAGCTTGATCATGGCGACGTCACCGACGATCAGCGAGCTGTTCGATTGCTCGGCCGAAAGCCAATGAACCGGCATCCCGTCGGTGACCTGCAGGCGGTCGAGCCGCTCGGTGCCGAGAAATTCGAGCGTTCCGGTACGTCCGGTGATGCGCGAGCGGTCGGCAAGCCCGCGCAGGATGCCGCGCGCCATCGGCTCGACCGCGAACCCATCCGTCAGGAAGCCGACCCGCCTGCCTTGACGAACCCGCCCAAGCGCAAGCTGCTGCGTCAGAGCGGTGGGTTGCGCATCATCCCAGGCGACCGCCAGCGGCAACTGATAGGATTCGCTGTGATCCGGCAGGTCCACCTCCAATTCGCCCAGAACGATCCCCTCGGCATAGGGAATTGGCGTCGCCGAGATTAGGCGAGCCGCCTGAAGCGGCTGGTCCTTTGCGCCGAACCACCGTCGCTTGGCGAGGTAAGCGGGCAGAATTTCATTGCTGAGGACGCGTCCCAGGCGGGGCTCGTCGACGAGATCGAGCAGGCCGCGGCGGAGGACCATCGTCACGAGATCGGGAAGCTGTTCGGGCGGCGCGGTGCGCCATGCCGGCGGGTCAGCATCGGCCTGCAGTTGGAACCAGAAGAAGCCGTAGGGCGGCAGCGTCAAGAGATATGTCAGTTGTCCGATGGGCGGAAAGGGCGACATGCCGGTCAGTTCGATCGGCACGCGGCCCTCGAAGCTCGACAGGTCGAGCTCCACTGCCTGCGGTAGCCGCGACAGGTTTGCGACGCACATCAGCGTCTCGCCGTCATATTCCCGGAGATAGGCGAGGATCTTGCGATTTTCAGGTGAGAGAAACCGCAGCGAACCGCGCCCGAAGGCCGGATGCCTGCCGCGCAACGCCAGCATCTTGCGCGTCCAGTTAAGCAGCGAATGCGCGTCGGTGCTCTGGGCTTCGACGTTGACGGCCTCGAAGCCATAAAGCGGATCGGCGATCAACGGCAGGACGAGACGCGCCGGGTCCGTCCGGGAGAAGCCGCCGTTGCGGTCGGGTGACCATTGCATCGGCGTCCGCACCCCGTCGCGGTCGCCGAGATAGATGTTGTCGCCCATGCCGATCTCATCGCCGTAATAGATGACGGGTGTCCCCGGCATCGACAGCAGAAGCGCGTTCATCAGCTCTATGCGCCGGCGGTCGCGCTCCATCAGCGGTGCCAGACGTCGCCTGATGCCGAGATTGATGCGGGCGCGCTTGTCGGAAGCATAGGTCTCCCAGAGATAGTCGCGCTCGGCGTCGGTGACCATCTCAAGCGTCAGCTCGTCGTGGTTGCGCAGAAAGATCGCCCATTGGCAATTCTCCGGGATTTCAGGCGTCTGGCGCAGGATGTCGGTGATTGGGAAGCGGTCTTCCTTGGCGATCGCCATGTACATGCGCGGCATCAGCGGGAAGTGGAATGCCATATGGCATTCGTCGCCCTCGCCGAAATATTCGCGCGTGTCCTCGGGCCATTGATTGGCCTCGGCAAGCAGCATCACGCCGGGATGAGTTGCGTCGAGGGCGGCACGGATGCGCTTGAGGATCGCATGGGTCTCGGGTAGATTTTCGTTGATCGTCCCCTCGCGCTCGACAAGGTACGGAATCGCATCGAGGCGGAAACCGTCGATGCCGGTCTCCAGCCAGAAGCGCATCACCTTCAGCAGTTCCTCCATGACAAGTGGACTGTCGAAATTGAGGTCCGGCTGATGGGAATAGAACCGGTGCCAGTAATAGGCGCCGGCGACCGAATCCCATGTCCAGTTCGATTTTTCCGTATCGAGGAAGATGATGCGCGTTTCCGGGAATTTCTGATCGCTATCCGACCAGACATAGAAGTTGCGCTCCGGCGATCCCGCCGGCGCCTGGCGTGCGCGTTGGAACCAGGGATGCTGGTCGGAGGTGTGATTGATGACGAGCTCGATGATGACGCGGATATGGCGCTGGTGGGCGGCATCGACGAAAGCACGGAAATCCTCCATGGTCCCGTAATCCGGGCTGACATTGCCGTAGTCGGCGATGTCATAACCATCGTCACGGCGCGGTGAGGGAAAGAAAGGCAAAAGCCAGATGGCGTTGACGCCGAGGGCTGCGATGTGATCGAGCTTCTGGTGCAGGCCGGCAAAATCGCCGACGCCATCGCCATTGGCGTCGTAGAACGACTTGATGTGCAACTGATAGATGATCGCATCCTTGTACCAGAGCAGCGGGTCGACGCTACCGGGATTCATCGTGTCCATTCATGCCTCCGCTGCGCGAACGCGCCAGATCGCAAAGGGCAGTATCTGAGGATTGAAACTCACTCTCTGCCATTTGCCGTTCCACCTGAATCGGTGCCCCGTCACCAAATCCTCGGCGTCGAGCGCGGCGCCATCATCCAACGACCACTTCCAAAGCGGCAGTTCGATATCGCTTTCCTGAAAATTGTAGGGGTCGAGGCTGATCGCGATCAGCAAGACATTGTCGCGGGCGCGACTCGCCTTTTCGAAGAACAGGATGTTGTCGTTCCAGGCGTTCAGCAGCGTCAGCCCGAGATGCGAATGAAGCGCGGTGTTTTCGTTCCGGATGCGGTTCAGCATCCGGATTTCAGCGATGATGTTGCCCGGCCGGTCGTAATCCCAGGCGCGGATCTCGTATTTTTCGCTATCGGCATATTCCTTGCGCTTAGCGTCGGGACGCCCCTCGCAAAGTTCGAAACCGTTATAGACGCCCCACAGTCCCGACAGCGTGGCGGCCAATGCAGCGCGGATCAGGAAGGCCGGGCGGGGCGCGTTCTGGAGAAAATCCGGATTGATGTCATGAGTGTTGACGAAGAAATGCGGGCGGAAGAATTCCTTGGGCGCCGTTTCGGTCAGCTCGCGCATATATTGCTCGAGCTCCCACTTGGTATTGCGCCAGGTGAAATAAGTATAGGACTGGGAGAAGCCGATCTTCGCCAACCGGTACATGACCTTCGGCCTGGTGAAGGCTTCCGACAGGAAGACGACCTCGGGATGACGCGCCCTGATATCCCCGATCAGCCATTCCCAAAACGGGAAGGGCTTGGTGTGCGGATTGTCGACGCGAAACAGCTTGACGCCCTGGTCGACCCAAAGCTGGACGATATCCCTGAGTTCCACCCACAGAGAGGGCAGCGCATCTTTCGTATAGAAATCGACATTGACGATGTCCTCGTATTTCTTCGGCGGGTTCTCTGCATATTTGATCGTGCCATCAGGCCTCCAGTCGAACCAGCCGGGATGCTCCGTCAGCCAGGGATGATCGGGCGAAGCCTGTATTGCGAGGTCGAGCGCGATCTCCAGCCCATGCCGGCCCGCCTCCTCGACCAGCCGGCCGAAATCTTCGAAATCGCCGAGCTCGGGATGAATGGCATCATGGCCGCCCTCCTCTGAGCCGATGGCATAGGGACTTCCGGGATCGCCGGGTGCTGCCTTCAGGCTGTTGTTGCGCCCCTTCCGGTTGGTCGTTCCAATCGGATGGATCGGAGGGAAATAGAGCACGTCGAACCCCATATCTCGGATATCCGCCAACCTCGGGATGACATCGTCAAAGGTGCCGTGCCGGTTCGGATCGCCGCTCTGCGAGCGCGGGAAAATCTGGTACCAGCTGGCAAAGGCCGCCGATTTGCGTTCGGCATCGATGGCGCTTGTCGTGGAGCGTAGCCGGAAAGGCCGCCTGTCAGCCTTATTCATCAACTCGGCGGTTTCGGGGTCGAGCAGGATTGCCGTGCGCTCGGCATCCGACGCGTTTTCAAGACTGTCGATGAGCGCCTGCAAGTCGGCGCCGACTGCTGGCGGCGCTTCGGTCTTCGCGGCGCGGACGAGGTTCAATCCCTCCTGAAGCTCCAGCTTCAGGTCCAGCCTGGCGTCGTTCTTCTTGGTCAGCTCGTAGCGGAAGATCGCGAAGGCGTTCTTCCACGCCTCGACCGCGAATTCATAGCGCCCGACGCGTTCCAGCAGGAATTCGGCACGCCAGCGGTCGTTCTCGACCAGTTGCATCTCGGTTTCTTTCCATTCGGCCATGGCGTCGTGCGGCCGCCAGAGCAGGACGGCCGCGATCGGGTCGTGGCCGTCGGCGAATATATCGGCCTCGACGGTGGCCATCTCGCCGACCACACGCTTGATGGGAAAGCGTCCGTCATCGACCCGCGGCATGATGTTTTCGATGGCAAGCCGCGGCGAAGCGATCGCTTGCTCGACGTCGAGAGGGGGGCGGGATGTGATCGGTTCCGGCGCTTTGCTTTCGACGATCCGGGTCTCCCCTGCCCGCAGGCGCAGGACTGCCCCATCGGCCGCGACGGGCAGATAACCGGAGGCCGCCTCGCGAAGCGCCGTCATCGGGGCGGATGCGCTTCTCCTGAGGTCCCTGTTAATCAGGACGAACCGCACATTCGATGCGCAACGGAGATCCCGCTCCTCGGATTGCACTAGGGCCGACACCGGTCCATTGGCGTTGCGGATCAGGCGAAGCGATGGAGCGTGCGCATGGCCGGCCCTACCGATCTCGGCATTGGCGACGCGTATCTCGGAGGAGATGTCGAAGGCGAGATCATGGCGCAGCCTCCGCAGCCCGGAACCATCGCCGTGGGTCGGATCAAGCGGTGTCGCCGCACCATATTCGAAACCCATGGGAACCATGAGACCGCCGCCGAGCGAGGCGGCAAGGCGCAGCGCTCTCACGGCGCGCCGCTCGAGGATTTCTCGGCTCTCGGTCCCGTGTGCAATGCGCCTGGCGAATGGCGGTTCGGGAAAGGCGACCTGCCAGCCGAGCGCCTCCTGGACGCGATGCTCCTCGACAAACCATCTCTCGTCGAGATCCCACCAGGCCATCGATGAAAAGCATCCCGAGAAGCCCGCATCCGCGATCGCTCTTCTTACCGCAAAATCGGTGCCGGGCGTCCAGGCGAGGAAGTGCGCGTCAGCCTTCTCGCGCACCGCAGCGATCAGCGATTTGAAAAGCGCCGGCGCGGCGCGATCGATCCCGAGCACCCGGTAACCGGAAAGGCCGAGCCCGGACAGCCGCCACAGCCGTTCGGTCCACTCCCCCAACAAACGCAATTGCCGCTCGGACCCGATCGTGTTCATCGGCTCCGCCGGATCGAGCGGCGAGCGTCGAGGATCGACCGGACGAAAGCCCGCTTGCGCATCGCCGACTTTCCCGTCGAGCATCAGGTCCATCATCAGGCCGACACCGCTCTTCTCCGCGGCCTCCGCCAGGCGCGATATCCCATCATCGACCGCGCTTCCGAGCTGCAGTTCAGGATCGAGACGTTCGTAATCCCGGGAGGTAAAGACGCTGCAGTCCCCGCCTCGGTCGAAGAGCGGCGCCGTCAGAACATAATCAAAGCCGGTATCCGCCGCATGGCCGAAAACCTCGCGCCATGCATCGATGCCTTGGAGAAGTAGCGGGTTGACATAATAGATCCGGGGTGGGGTGCTGAACGCACCCTGCTTCGCAGAGAGTAACATCGGCCGCCGCCTCGTGTTGCTTTTCAGGCAAACTTCTTTTGACGGAGGTTGTTCCACTCAACTCGTCAATTCACGGGTGCATGGGACATGGGAAGACGGGACGCGCCTGCGCGGCGAGATGGGACATCACATCTTCAGGCAGGTCGATCTCGCGCAACGAGAGAAGGAAGTCCTCACGATTTGCCGGTAGAGATATCGCCGCCACGCGCTAAAAGATCCTCTGACTGTTTCCGATCCGGAACGAGCGGTTGAGCCCATCAATGCTTAGATCAATAGTCTTCATCACCGCCCTTACGGCTTGCATACCCTGCCTCGCCTCCTGGAGCATCGAGACCGATCGCTCGACACCTGATAAGCACGGCCTGTTCGAAATCCGCGAGGAGGCCAGGCGTTTCATCGCACAGGAGAACGCCAAGGGGCACGAGCGCTGGGACGTGCTGGAACCGAACGCGAAGGTGCTGGTGCCTCGATGCGCCGTCCCGCTCCAGGCGCAATGGACGCCGAAGAGCCTCGGCCGCTCGAAGCCTAGCGTCATGGTGATCTGCACGACCGCTGCCCCGAACGCAGTGATGAAGGGGTGGGATATATTCGTGCCGGTGAAGCAGAAATCGGGCAGCCCTTAAAGGCAGGCATCCAAACGAGACTTGATGCAGTGGCTAAAGTCAATGCAGTTGCAATGGAGGCAACAGGACATGAACCCCGCGGTAGTATTGTGCTCCTATCCCGGACTTGACGAGCGCATCGTTGTCCT
This genomic interval carries:
- a CDS encoding alpha-1,4-glucan--maltose-1-phosphate maltosyltransferase, which translates into the protein MLLSAKQGAFSTPPRIYYVNPLLLQGIDAWREVFGHAADTGFDYVLTAPLFDRGGDCSVFTSRDYERLDPELQLGSAVDDGISRLAEAAEKSGVGLMMDLMLDGKVGDAQAGFRPVDPRRSPLDPAEPMNTIGSERQLRLLGEWTERLWRLSGLGLSGYRVLGIDRAAPALFKSLIAAVREKADAHFLAWTPGTDFAVRRAIADAGFSGCFSSMAWWDLDERWFVEEHRVQEALGWQVAFPEPPFARRIAHGTESREILERRAVRALRLAASLGGGLMVPMGFEYGAATPLDPTHGDGSGLRRLRHDLAFDISSEIRVANAEIGRAGHAHAPSLRLIRNANGPVSALVQSEERDLRCASNVRFVLINRDLRRSASAPMTALREAASGYLPVAADGAVLRLRAGETRIVESKAPEPITSRPPLDVEQAIASPRLAIENIMPRVDDGRFPIKRVVGEMATVEADIFADGHDPIAAVLLWRPHDAMAEWKETEMQLVENDRWRAEFLLERVGRYEFAVEAWKNAFAIFRYELTKKNDARLDLKLELQEGLNLVRAAKTEAPPAVGADLQALIDSLENASDAERTAILLDPETAELMNKADRRPFRLRSTTSAIDAERKSAAFASWYQIFPRSQSGDPNRHGTFDDVIPRLADIRDMGFDVLYFPPIHPIGTTNRKGRNNSLKAAPGDPGSPYAIGSEEGGHDAIHPELGDFEDFGRLVEEAGRHGLEIALDLAIQASPDHPWLTEHPGWFDWRPDGTIKYAENPPKKYEDIVNVDFYTKDALPSLWVELRDIVQLWVDQGVKLFRVDNPHTKPFPFWEWLIGDIRARHPEVVFLSEAFTRPKVMYRLAKIGFSQSYTYFTWRNTKWELEQYMRELTETAPKEFFRPHFFVNTHDINPDFLQNAPRPAFLIRAALAATLSGLWGVYNGFELCEGRPDAKRKEYADSEKYEIRAWDYDRPGNIIAEIRMLNRIRNENTALHSHLGLTLLNAWNDNILFFEKASRARDNVLLIAISLDPYNFQESDIELPLWKWSLDDGAALDAEDLVTGHRFRWNGKWQRVSFNPQILPFAIWRVRAAEA
- the treS gene encoding maltose alpha-D-glucosyltransferase, encoding MDTMNPGSVDPLLWYKDAIIYQLHIKSFYDANGDGVGDFAGLHQKLDHIAALGVNAIWLLPFFPSPRRDDGYDIADYGNVSPDYGTMEDFRAFVDAAHQRHIRVIIELVINHTSDQHPWFQRARQAPAGSPERNFYVWSDSDQKFPETRIIFLDTEKSNWTWDSVAGAYYWHRFYSHQPDLNFDSPLVMEELLKVMRFWLETGIDGFRLDAIPYLVEREGTINENLPETHAILKRIRAALDATHPGVMLLAEANQWPEDTREYFGEGDECHMAFHFPLMPRMYMAIAKEDRFPITDILRQTPEIPENCQWAIFLRNHDELTLEMVTDAERDYLWETYASDKRARINLGIRRRLAPLMERDRRRIELMNALLLSMPGTPVIYYGDEIGMGDNIYLGDRDGVRTPMQWSPDRNGGFSRTDPARLVLPLIADPLYGFEAVNVEAQSTDAHSLLNWTRKMLALRGRHPAFGRGSLRFLSPENRKILAYLREYDGETLMCVANLSRLPQAVELDLSSFEGRVPIELTGMSPFPPIGQLTYLLTLPPYGFFWFQLQADADPPAWRTAPPEQLPDLVTMVLRRGLLDLVDEPRLGRVLSNEILPAYLAKRRWFGAKDQPLQAARLISATPIPYAEGIVLGELEVDLPDHSESYQLPLAVAWDDAQPTALTQQLALGRVRQGRRVGFLTDGFAVEPMARGILRGLADRSRITGRTGTLEFLGTERLDRLQVTDGMPVHWLSAEQSNSSLIVGDVAMIKLIRHIFPGVHPEVEMTRFLTCAGYDHTAPLLGEVAHTDSSGRRSTLIIVQGAIRNQGDAWNWMLNNLRRGADELVLNDPAVEPGDDVFQPLISFVAMIGMRLGELHVVLSGENADEAFSPVVARDDEVEAIKKAVAGEVAYAMSKLAEREENADPPIDLLARPLRERRSELVELGASLAESARGTLMTRTHGDFHLGQILVSEGDAVIIDFEGEPAKNLAERRAKTVPLRDVAGLLRSLSYLVATAQLDNDAVTEHENEVRRGAIARFGRNAEKAFLDAYWQAVSASKALATPPDQRRRILDAFLLEKAAYEVAYEARNRPKWLPIPLAGLTEIVSRLAGVTA